The genomic window CAACCGCCAGTTTATTATTAATATCAAAGCCATTAGTAATATTCTTCTTTACGGCAAAAACCAGCTGAAAATCGTCACCATGCCTGAAAGCAAAGAAACAATATTAATCAGCAAAAACAGGGTTGCAGAGTTTAAGAAATGGCTTGAACAATAGCCTGTTGTTTATTTTCTAGTTAAAAAACATAACAAGTTAAACGTTCTACAAACATTATTAACTCAGAACCCTGAAATGATTGAATTTAATTGATCTATATAAACAAAAGTAGCTTCAACATGAGGTTGTTTCCTCCATTAAAAACTATATTAATTTTATCTGAGGAATCATTGTTATTTTAGACCTCACAGAATTGGATATCAGACAATTGGCTTCGGATTTTTGAAGAACTCTTTCTGCCTTCTCTCTTTCGGATTCGTTTTTGATGGTAACAATGGGTTCCAGAATAACTTCGGTCATCAGGAATTTACCTTCCACCTGTTCGAGTTTTCCTTTAGACTTACATTCAAAATTTGAAAATTCAAGCTTTGAGTTTTCTGCAATGGCCAGAAATGTGGTCATCAGGCAGCTGCTTACGGCTGCTGTAAATAAATGCTCAGGAGACCAGATACCATCCATTCCTTTTGGAAATTGCGGAGGCGTTGCGACTTCTATTTTCTGTGAAAGTTCAGGAGAAGACATTTCGCCTTTACGCTCGTTTTTCCACTCAATATCTACGTTATAATAATGTGCTTCCATTGTTTTAGATTTTGTTGTTTAAACTCATCCATCCTCCGCCGTTGTGTACATTTTTATAGCCGTTATTCTGAAGAATACTTTTTGCGGAAGCGCTTCTCATCCCTGAAGCACAACATGTAATAATAGTCTTGTCTTTACTTAATTTTGAAAGATTTTTATCCAGCTGGTCTACAGGAATATTAAGAGAATTCTTGATATGCCCTTCTTCATATTCTCTTTTGCTTCTCACATCTACAATCACTGCACCTTGTTTTACAAGATCTGCATAATCGGTTTTATCCATCCCGAAAAGGTTTTTTATTGCATCTAACATTTTTTTATTGTTTTTAAGTTGATAGTGCAAATGTAAGGTGCAGATAAATGCCTGTCAGTGATGAAGGTTACAATAGGGTAATTTTATTTCGGGAAAGTTTTATTTTGCCGTCTGTTTCAATCTGTTTCAGAACACGGCTTACGGCTTCCCGTGTAATCCCGAGTTCATCTGCCAGTTGCTGATGGGTTACATTAAGTTCTTTCGATTTATACAACCGGGATTTCTGATTCAATAAATAGAGAATTCTTGTATCTGCTTTCTGAAAAGCAATTGAATTGACCATCGTTACAAGATCTTCAAATCTTTTGTGATAAAGTTCAAAGACAAAAGTAGACCATTCCGGGTATTTTATAAGCCATTCTTTGGCCTTGACGAGAGATAACATCAAAATTTCCGCATCTTCCTCTACTATGGCCTTAACTTTAGAAGTATCATGTGTTAATCCTGAAAGTATTGATGAGATACAGCTCTCCCCGGGAGCCAGGTAATACAGGAGAATCTCTCTCCCATCTTCCTCTGTTCGCACTACCTTAACACTTCCTGACATCACAAGAGGAATATAGTTTACATACGAATCAATATCTAAAATTACGGATCCTGCAGGGAACCTTTTTAAGTCACCGCTGGAAGCAATCTCTTTTCTGAATTCCGGATCTAAAATTTCATGAAAGTTCATTATCAAATAGTAAAAAGTAAACCTGATACGAAAGTTACAAAAAAGTATCCCACAAATTGTGGGATACAAAAAAAAATATACATAATATTCAGACCTATGTATTTTTATTGATAAAGGCTTTTTACATGAGTTTCTTCTGTTAAAGAGCCAAAACATAATTTCAAAATGTTTTCTTCCAAAAACTCAATAATCCGTTACAGGCAGAATCTACCAATTCGAAACTTCTGGGTATTTCGTCCCATTTGCTCCAATAGGTCACCAAGCGTGTTCCTACAGGAGTTGTATGCAATTGTTCTTTTACATAATTCGAATATTCATCATATAGATTTCTATGCGGAATCACTGCATCATCAATGGGAAAAGAGGTATCAATATTTTCAAAAAAAGAATTAAAAAAATAGAATGCCTCATAGTCTGCAAATGAAACCTCATTGATATTGGAGTTGATGAATTTTACATTTATAATATTGTTTTTTTCTGCAATTTTCTTTGATATTCTGGTGAGGGAAGCCCGTTGCTCTACCCCGTAGAAAAAACCCTTGGTGGAAGCAGCACCCACCAGACAAAATTTTCCCGCCCCTGCTCCGATATCAAGAACTTTCCTTCCTGGTTTCTCTACCAGATATTCAGCGGCTTTTTTTGCTATTGCAACAGGAGTCCAGTGTCTTTCTGCCACTGCCTTTACATGGGGAGGATATATCTGATCAAAAACAGGATCCTTAACATCCACATTCTGTCTGAGTTGTGTAAAAATCATTTCGTAAATTGTAGATCGTCTTCATGCATTAAAAGATTTCTTGACCTTAGCAATAGATCTTTATAAGGAAGCATTCTTTTAATTATTTTCTTATAAATGGAGTGTTAACAACTATTGCTTTAACAGGTTTGTTTCTAATTGCTATAAAAATTTCGTTTCCTGCCAAGGAGTTTTCCACCGAAACATACCCCATCCCTATTCCTTTTTTAAGTGTGGGAGATAATGCTCCTGAGGTAACTGTCCCAATAATTTGCTGATGGCAATCCCAGATTTCATAACCATGACGGGGTATGCCTTTGCCTTCCATTTCAAAACCAATCAGTTTTTTACTGACTCCTTTATTTTTTTGAATAGCTAAAAAACCACTATAAACAAAATCTTTATTAAATTTTGTTATCCATCCCAGACCTGCTTCCAGAGGTGATGTAGAATCATTAATATCATTCCCGTAAAGGCAATATCCCATTTCCAGTCGTAATGTGTCTCTTGCGCCCAGCCCGATCGGTTCGATACCTTCATGCTTTCCGGCATTAAATAGGGCTTCCCACAGATGAGCCGCATATCTGTTTTCTACATAAATTTCAAAGCCTGTTTCTCCCGTATATCCTGTTGCTGAGATCAAAGCATTCGGAATATGTCCAAATTCGCCGATGGTGAATGTATAAGATTTCATTTCTTTTACATTAACGTCAGTCAATTTCTGTAAAACTTCTACAGATTTAGGGCCCTGAACGGCTAATAAAGAAACTGAATCGGAGATATTGGTCACTTCCGCTCCAAATAAATTATAGCATCTAATCCAATCCAGAACCTTCTCTACATTGGAAGCATTAACAACAAGCAGATAATCATTTTTGCTTATTTGATATACCAGCAAATCATCAATAATTCCTCCCGTATCATTAGGCATACAGCTGTATTGTACTTTTCCGGGATAAAGTTTTGAGGCATCATTTGTAGTTATTTTCTGGATGAGCTCCAGAGAACCCGCTCCTTGTATTGAGATCTCTCCCATATGCGAAACGTCAAAGACGCCAACTCCGTTTCGTACCACTTCATGCTCATGAATAACACCTTTATAGTGAATAGGCATTTCATATCCCGCATATTCCACCATTTTTGCCCCAAGAATATGATGTATGGCATTAAAAGCCGTTTTCTTTATTTTAGTAATAACTTCCATATTATAAGCCTATTATGGATGCATATGAATCGGAAGCTAATAAACTTTCTGCTTCAAGAAGGTTGTCAACTTTCACTTTGACCATCCATCCATCTCCATAAGGATCAGAATTCACCAGCTCCGGATTTGCTTCTAATTTTGTATTGATCTCCAATATTTCCCCACCAATTGGCAGAAAAAGATCGGATACCGTTTTCACGGCCTCTACAGTTCCGAACACTTCATGCTGCTTTAAATTTTCTCCCAGGGTTTCAATTTCAACATATACTATGTCTCCTAATTCACGCTGGGCAAAATCTGTAATTCCGATATAAGCAATATCATTTTCCATCCTTACCCATTCGTGATCCGCTGTATACAGGAGATTTTCAGGAATCTTCATTATAACTGTTATTTATATTAATCTCATTCGTCTATTGCATAAAAGGTCTCTGCTAATAATAACAGACTTAATGAGATGACAAAAATAGGGGCTTTACAAGAAAGAATAAATGATGTATCTCTTCTATAAACTTGATTTAAGTCAAATTTATAGAAGCTTAAAAATACGTAAATTAGTAACCCATGATTTCAAAATTTATTTTTAACAATCAGTACCTTTTTGATGAACTCCCCGACCGCGACAAGGAGCTGCTTCGGCAGGTGATGCAAGCTAAAAATTACCGTAAAAATGAAGCAATCTTTACCGAAAGAACTACCCCTAATGGAATTTTTTACTTAAAAAGTGGTAAAGTAAAAAAATATAAGGTCGATAATGACGGAAGAGAGCAGATTATATACATCTATAATGCTGGAGAATTTTTCGGATATTCTGCTATATTAAGTGATGACACCTACGGCGATACCGCTCAAGCCATAGAAAACTCTGCTATTGCTTTTATTTCAAAAACAGATTTTTTACGCATTCTCGATCAGTCGGTTGTGTTTTCAAGATTGCTTTTAAAAAGTTTAAGTCATGAATTCAGTGTGATGGCTAATCTGATGACGGTCTTATCACAACGAACTGTAAGAGAACGTGTAGCACTCAGTTTACTGATTTTGCATAAAAAATATACATCCAATACAATGGACGACAAAGTGTATATTACCTTATCAAGAGCAAACCTGGCCAGCATGGTCGGCACGGCCAACGAAACTTTAGCCCGTATACTTCATGACTTCCGGGAAGACCGGCTAATCGCTATGGAAGGTAGAAAAATACAGATAATGGATGTAGAAAAATTAAGCCGTATCGCAAATTTATAACTCAAATGCAGCTTTCTGTATTGATCATGAATTTATCATCTGTTAACTAAAAAAAATCACTCATGTTCAGGCATAAAGGGAAAGGACGTACATATTCCCACAATTTAAAACTGGCTTCTATCTTATCCTGTGTCGCGGGATTGGTAAATATTACTGGTGTCCTTGCTGTAAGCACGCTTACAACCAATGTAACAGGACATTTTGCCTACTTCTCGGAGCAGCTTTTTTTGAGGAATTTCAAAATGGCCTCCATCTATTTGTTATACATTCTATTCTTTTTATCCGGAGCTTTCATTTCGGGGCTTATTATGGAATGGGCTTCAAAGCACAAATCTCATACGTCCTATATTATTCCTCTGTCTATCGAAATGATGATCATGCTTCTTACAAGCTTCTCCTCTGAAATACTCCCCAATACGCCTTCTGTCCCAATAATTATTTCTTCAGCGCTGCTTTTTGCGATGGGATTGCAAAATGCTTTGGTGACACGTGTATCCCAATCTGTGGTACGAACCACGCATCTCACCGGATTGTTTACAGATCTGGGAATAGAATTGTCACAGTTTTTTTTCCACCATCAAAAAGAAAAGAAAACACAATTAAACCGCAGTATTTTTTTAAAACTGATGATAATCAGCTTTTTCTTTTTAGGTGGAATCCTAGGATCTCTTCTTTACCTATATTTTCAGCTGAAAACCCTTCTTTTCCCTCTCGCATTATTATTGTTTGCCCTGTGGTATGATACATTATTATTCAAGTACTACCGGATCAAAAGAAAAACAAGGGAAAGCTAATCAACACATTACGATGAATATCTCAATTAATGCATTCCTGTTCCGTTCAAGTAATACGCTGCCTGGCATGAACTTCCTTGCAGATATTAATGTTATTTATCTCACAATTTTTTTAATGCTTTTTTGCATATTTTTGTAAAAAAGGCAAAATTTCCCAGAAAATATTAAATTCCCTAGCCATACTTTCGGTAAAGTATGTTTTATTAACCTCAAAAATAACCTTGGAATTGGATTGATCTAAATTATAGATCTGCAAAATCTCCTGAGAATTATTCATAAAAATCATCCTCCCTCTTCTAATTTTAATCGGACAACAATTGATTTTACCCTAAATAATCGGGAGGAAAAGTTTTCTGTCCATGGATTTCATCGAGATGTTGTAATAAGCTTTTTCGCTCTTCCGTCATTTCCGGAACCGGCAAAAATTCACCTTCGGAAACCGGCTGTCCGACAGCTTCGAAGATTTTTTCCAGTCCAGCAGGCATTACGGTGCAGAGCAATTTCGCAAAAGAATCTGAAGTATTTTTAAAACAATGAATAGCGCCACCAAAAGGAATTTCTACGAAACCACCTTTGGAAACAATTATTTTTCCTTTTTCTGTTTTAAATTCCACCTCACCTTCCAAAACATAGAATGTTTCGTGTGTATTGGGATGAGAATGTGGCGGCGGGCCTCCTCCCGGCGGAACCGTCATTTCAATAACGGCATAGGTATTATCCGTTTCTTCACCGGAAATAACGATGCGGTAGTTTCCACCTGCAACGCCTAATCTTTTCCCGTTTTCTTTCTCAATAATTCTAATATTTGAGTCCATAATTTTTCGTTTTTTTTAAACTTTATTAAAGTCGTCTTTCCGATTCATCAATAGGTAAATCATTTACGCTTGCAAACCATCTCTGCATAAGTCCGTTTTCATCAAATTCCCAGTTTTCATTGCCATATGCCCTGAACCATTGTCCTTCTGCGTTATGATATTCGTATTCATAACGACGCTAATTCTTTCACGGGTAAACGGAGGTAAAGGATGTTTCTGCTCCATCATATAGATTTTATGTGATTTATATTTTAATAGTACAAATTTACGCCAGCAATAAATTCAAAACGTTGACTTTTATCACAATCGATGCAGCATGAAAAGTAATTATCGAAAACTCTGTTTCCTGATTCTGCTAAGCGTTTCCCGGGAAATTCCCAAATAAGAGGCGATCTGATGTAAAGGAAATCTTTGAATCATTTCGGGATGATTTTCAACGAAGCTTTCATACCGTTGCAAAGCACTGAGGCTGATGGCATCATCAACCCGTTTCTGTGAAGCAATATGATTATTTTCACTCATTTTCCAGAACGTATCTCTAACCGAAGGAATTTCCAGAAAAGCATCAAGATTTGGTCTTGGCAAAATCAATAATTCCGTGTTTTCCCAAGCTTCGATATAATATTTTGAAGGGGTTTGATTCATAAAACTCTGCCGGTCAACAATCCACCAGTTTTCTAACGCCAGCTGCAGAATATATTCAATCCCATGGCTATCCACACTAAACTGCCGTATTGCTCCTTTCAGAACAAAACCTGTGTATGCACAAATATTGCCTTCTTCGAGAAAATACTGTTTTTTCCTTAATTTCTTTGGAAGCAATAACGATTCTATCTTCTCTTTTTCTTCAGATGAAAGGCTGGAATTGCTGTAGCGTTCTATATATTCAAAAAGCGGCTGGTACATTTTTTAGTTTTTTGGGATAAAAATCGTCATCAATCAAATTTAAAAATTTTCTTTATCCTTTCACTATTTGAATACTTTTTTAATTAAATAAAATATTAATGATTAAATAAAATCACCCTAATTAGTTCCCAGGACGATTTAAAAATAATCCTTTACTTCATTTTTTTAAATAAAAATTAAATTACTTAATAATCAAAAACTTAAAAACACACATTGACATTTGTCACAGATTTTTTGTATCAAATATCACCGTTTTCCGGAAGCCATTCAACATAATTTTGTCCTGTATAAAAGCAATTACAATCGCTGAAGTACAGAATAAAATAATATTAACTTAAATACATTTAATCATGCACACAAAAGCATTCAACCCAGAAAACGCAGCAATACTGCTGATTGACCACCAAACAGGAACAATGGCGTGGACACACTCCCACGACATCAATCTGGTAAAACAAAACGCCATTAAACTGGCAAAAATTGCAAAAGCACTTCATCTGCCTGTTATTTTAACATCAAGTATGGAAGATCAGATTCAGGGGCCTTTGATTCCGGAATTACAGGAAATCTTACCGGAAGCTTATGAAGCCCGCATCAAACGTCCAGGAATCGTTAACGCGATGCACCACGAAGGTTTTAATGAGGCCGTAAAAGCTTTAGGCAGAAAAAAACTTTTCGTAGCGGGAGTTACGACTGAGATTTGTGTGACTTTCCCTGTTTTACAGATGCTGGATGAAGGGTATGAAGTACAGGTTTCTGCGGATGCTTCGGCTTCTTACACAAAATATGGGGACAACCTGGCGTTGGAAAGAATGAGACAGGCAGGGGCAATTATCACAACGGTAGACCAGATTATTTCGGAATTGGCCATTGACTGGACAAGCCCTAATGGACAAAAACTGGTGGGAATTTTAAACTATCACTAAAATTCGGTTTATAAAAGAAACATCGTATCAGAATGTATCACGGTGTTTCTTTTGTTTTTTACAATTAAAAATTATGTTATGAAAATTATAAGAGCTTCAGAAAAACATACACATGGAAATCAGACATTCCACATTGAAATACTTTATCCGGGAACAAATCTTGGAAAAAATGATACCGGATTTTTTACCATCGGACGAATTGACCACGCTTTATTTAAGCCCCCCGGATTGGTTCCGATGCATCCGCATCAGGATGATGAGATTTTTTCTTACATCCGTTCGGGGAAGATGGTTCATAAAGACAGCACCGGACATACAGAGCATCTAAACAATGCTTATATGATGCTGATGAATGCCGGAAGCGGAATTTCGCACGAAGAAAGCGCCGAAGAAGATGTAGAAATGCTTCAAATCTTTATGCGGCCTTCTGAAAATGACTTGCCACCAAAGGTTCAGTTCCATCATTTTGAAAATATGTATAGTGAAAATATCTGGAGACTGGCTGCCGGAAACAGAGCTGACTCACCATTAAAACTAAGGGTTGACACCAATATTTTCGACATCCGGTTACAAAAAAACAATTCTGTAGAAATCCCGGATTGGAATGAGGATGTAATCAATTTTGTGTACTGTTTTAATGGGGATATTAGAATTGGAAATGAAACGATTACAAAAGGAGACAGCGTAATTCTTGAAGAAAATCTACCTCTCGAAGCCATTACAGAAAGTGACCTTGTTTTGTTTCAGATAAAAAAAGACGCCCAATATAGTGATACAGGTATGTTTAGCGGAAATAAATTTCAGTAATTTTTCTTTGTTTATAAAATACTAAAGTCTTTGAAGTTCAAAGGCTTTTGATGTTTTTTATTGTATCATTTTTTATGTAAATCTGCGATTGTATGTACAATCTTCCTGAAATCTTATCTAAAACAGGAAATGAAATCTGATCGTTTAATAATTGGACTATCAAAATCCAGTTGCTTAATAACATTTGAGTTTTTTACCAAACTTCTTCTACTTATAGTTACCTAACAATATTCATTAATAAAACTCTTAACTATTCAAACGGCAATATCTAAGATAAGAATGCATTATTTACTCTATGCATTAGTAATCTGTCACGAAATAGCCGTAAGCTTTTTGTAGGAAATATATTCCTGAGGATAAGGAAGCATCGTAGCCGGTATGAAAATTAAAACTATCTTCAAAATTTACTTGATCTGCTGTTTTTGAATTTCTTCAAATAAATGCTCCACATTTTCCTTGGCGAAAAGCCCTGACCCTTCGGCCATTGTAGTTGCTGAACCACATGCTACACCCATTGCCAAAACTTCTTTATAATTTCCTCTTTGTATCAAAACAGAAAGCATCCCGGCAATCATACTGTCTCCTGCACCAACAGTGCTTTTTACGTCAACAGCCGGTGCTTTAATTTGAATTTGTTCAGTTGCTGAAAATAAAACAGCTCCTTGAGATCCTAATGAAACGACCACAACCTCAGCTTTTCCCTGGGAAATAATAAGCTGGGCTGTTTTATGTATCTCACTGTCTTCCAGCTTTTCCTTTCCTGCCAGAGAAGCCAGCTCTCCAATATTGGGCTTTAATAAAAACACTCCTTCTTCTACAGCTGTTTTGAGAAGCTTCCCAGAAGAGTCTACAATTAGCTTGCTGCCTTTGGTTTTGCATATGTTGATAAGCTGCTTCATAAATTTCCGGTCAACCCCAATCGGAAGACTTCCACTGATTA from Chryseobacterium wanjuense includes these protein-coding regions:
- a CDS encoding OsmC family protein, which produces MEAHYYNVDIEWKNERKGEMSSPELSQKIEVATPPQFPKGMDGIWSPEHLFTAAVSSCLMTTFLAIAENSKLEFSNFECKSKGKLEQVEGKFLMTEVILEPIVTIKNESEREKAERVLQKSEANCLISNSVRSKITMIPQIKLI
- a CDS encoding rhodanese-like domain-containing protein, coding for MLDAIKNLFGMDKTDYADLVKQGAVIVDVRSKREYEEGHIKNSLNIPVDQLDKNLSKLSKDKTIITCCASGMRSASAKSILQNNGYKNVHNGGGWMSLNNKI
- a CDS encoding Crp/Fnr family transcriptional regulator; the protein is MNFHEILDPEFRKEIASSGDLKRFPAGSVILDIDSYVNYIPLVMSGSVKVVRTEEDGREILLYYLAPGESCISSILSGLTHDTSKVKAIVEEDAEILMLSLVKAKEWLIKYPEWSTFVFELYHKRFEDLVTMVNSIAFQKADTRILYLLNQKSRLYKSKELNVTHQQLADELGITREAVSRVLKQIETDGKIKLSRNKITLL
- a CDS encoding methyltransferase domain-containing protein, encoding MIFTQLRQNVDVKDPVFDQIYPPHVKAVAERHWTPVAIAKKAAEYLVEKPGRKVLDIGAGAGKFCLVGAASTKGFFYGVEQRASLTRISKKIAEKNNIINVKFINSNINEVSFADYEAFYFFNSFFENIDTSFPIDDAVIPHRNLYDEYSNYVKEQLHTTPVGTRLVTYWSKWDEIPRSFELVDSACNGLLSFWKKTF
- the gcvT gene encoding glycine cleavage system aminomethyltransferase GcvT → MEVITKIKKTAFNAIHHILGAKMVEYAGYEMPIHYKGVIHEHEVVRNGVGVFDVSHMGEISIQGAGSLELIQKITTNDASKLYPGKVQYSCMPNDTGGIIDDLLVYQISKNDYLLVVNASNVEKVLDWIRCYNLFGAEVTNISDSVSLLAVQGPKSVEVLQKLTDVNVKEMKSYTFTIGEFGHIPNALISATGYTGETGFEIYVENRYAAHLWEALFNAGKHEGIEPIGLGARDTLRLEMGYCLYGNDINDSTSPLEAGLGWITKFNKDFVYSGFLAIQKNKGVSKKLIGFEMEGKGIPRHGYEIWDCHQQIIGTVTSGALSPTLKKGIGMGYVSVENSLAGNEIFIAIRNKPVKAIVVNTPFIRK
- the gcvH gene encoding glycine cleavage system protein GcvH; the protein is MKIPENLLYTADHEWVRMENDIAYIGITDFAQRELGDIVYVEIETLGENLKQHEVFGTVEAVKTVSDLFLPIGGEILEINTKLEANPELVNSDPYGDGWMVKVKVDNLLEAESLLASDSYASIIGL
- a CDS encoding Crp/Fnr family transcriptional regulator — its product is MISKFIFNNQYLFDELPDRDKELLRQVMQAKNYRKNEAIFTERTTPNGIFYLKSGKVKKYKVDNDGREQIIYIYNAGEFFGYSAILSDDTYGDTAQAIENSAIAFISKTDFLRILDQSVVFSRLLLKSLSHEFSVMANLMTVLSQRTVRERVALSLLILHKKYTSNTMDDKVYITLSRANLASMVGTANETLARILHDFREDRLIAMEGRKIQIMDVEKLSRIANL
- a CDS encoding YoaK family protein, with translation MFRHKGKGRTYSHNLKLASILSCVAGLVNITGVLAVSTLTTNVTGHFAYFSEQLFLRNFKMASIYLLYILFFLSGAFISGLIMEWASKHKSHTSYIIPLSIEMMIMLLTSFSSEILPNTPSVPIIISSALLFAMGLQNALVTRVSQSVVRTTHLTGLFTDLGIELSQFFFHHQKEKKTQLNRSIFLKLMIISFFFLGGILGSLLYLYFQLKTLLFPLALLLFALWYDTLLFKYYRIKRKTRES
- a CDS encoding cupin domain-containing protein, whose protein sequence is MDSNIRIIEKENGKRLGVAGGNYRIVISGEETDNTYAVIEMTVPPGGGPPPHSHPNTHETFYVLEGEVEFKTEKGKIIVSKGGFVEIPFGGAIHCFKNTSDSFAKLLCTVMPAGLEKIFEAVGQPVSEGEFLPVPEMTEERKSLLQHLDEIHGQKTFPPDYLG
- a CDS encoding Crp/Fnr family transcriptional regulator, which translates into the protein MYQPLFEYIERYSNSSLSSEEKEKIESLLLPKKLRKKQYFLEEGNICAYTGFVLKGAIRQFSVDSHGIEYILQLALENWWIVDRQSFMNQTPSKYYIEAWENTELLILPRPNLDAFLEIPSVRDTFWKMSENNHIASQKRVDDAISLSALQRYESFVENHPEMIQRFPLHQIASYLGISRETLSRIRKQSFR
- a CDS encoding isochorismatase family protein, coding for MHTKAFNPENAAILLIDHQTGTMAWTHSHDINLVKQNAIKLAKIAKALHLPVILTSSMEDQIQGPLIPELQEILPEAYEARIKRPGIVNAMHHEGFNEAVKALGRKKLFVAGVTTEICVTFPVLQMLDEGYEVQVSADASASYTKYGDNLALERMRQAGAIITTVDQIISELAIDWTSPNGQKLVGILNYH
- a CDS encoding pirin family protein — protein: MKIIRASEKHTHGNQTFHIEILYPGTNLGKNDTGFFTIGRIDHALFKPPGLVPMHPHQDDEIFSYIRSGKMVHKDSTGHTEHLNNAYMMLMNAGSGISHEESAEEDVEMLQIFMRPSENDLPPKVQFHHFENMYSENIWRLAAGNRADSPLKLRVDTNIFDIRLQKNNSVEIPDWNEDVINFVYCFNGDIRIGNETITKGDSVILEENLPLEAITESDLVLFQIKKDAQYSDTGMFSGNKFQ
- a CDS encoding 1-phosphofructokinase family hexose kinase, with amino-acid sequence MKKTILTITLNPSVDKSSSVQNIIPEKKLRCNSPKYEAGGGGINVSRALKRLGILSDTFFTSGGRTGMLLEELLHSEQLDALSFHVAAETRENFTVSDISDKKQYRFGFPGESLTQEEQKEILNNIDVMNQVPDFIVISGSLPIGVDRKFMKQLINICKTKGSKLIVDSSGKLLKTAVEEGVFLLKPNIGELASLAGKEKLEDSEIHKTAQLIISQGKAEVVVVSLGSQGAVLFSATEQIQIKAPAVDVKSTVGAGDSMIAGMLSVLIQRGNYKEVLAMGVACGSATTMAEGSGLFAKENVEHLFEEIQKQQIK